A stretch of DNA from Lodderomyces elongisporus chromosome 4, complete sequence:
CTCGAGAACGTTTCTCCGATTCTAGTTCGCTTTCTAAACTAaacacttttctttgttgttcttcCATATCCAAGGTAAGTTGTACAAGTTTTTCATTAAATTTTACCtcagcaacatcaatatCCACATCTGATCCAACAATCTTCTTGTATCTGTCGTTTAGCTTCTTTAAAATGTCTTGAACAGCGtcatctttttgtttcatcgAATCTTCAAGATATTTGAGTTTCGACTTTAGTTCAGACTGTTTGTTACCGGTAACTaatctttttgaaatttcgTCAAGTTCAAATTCCAACTTTGAGATTTCTTCATTTGATTCAATAATCTTTGAATCAAAGCTTTTGACTTCATTtagcttcttctttgtacTGAGTTcttgatttatttgttcTAGTTCTGTTCGTTTTACAGTCAACTCATTTTCATCGCTAGCAATGACGTccaattttctctttaaaGTCAATAAAGTTTGTTGATTACTCGAGACTTCTTGACTTAGGTAATTGCAAGtttgttcattttttaGTATTGAGTCGCATACATCCTGGTACTTGGATTGTTGTATTgattcttttgctttactTTCAACAACGAAATCCTTTTGTTGCCTTTTGGCAGAGGCAAGGCTTTCTTCAACGCTTTTTTTGAAACTAGCTACAGAAATATTATCTTGTTCTAGGTATTTCATTAAAGCAGCATGTTCATGAATTATATccttaatctttttttcattagaTTCGTACTctgctttttttgcctttaaTGACCCATCGAGTCTAATCAACTCATTTGAAATGGCAGATTTATCTTTCAATTGCTTTTCCAAGTCAAAACTCTCCGTTTGCAACTCTTCAATTTTGGCTGATTTCTCAGTATTGATTGAGGCAaaattttcttgtttgtgGTAAAGTTCTTCATCTGTATCTTGAAGTATAgtgattgttgtttttaacTTTTCAATGCTTTCCTCGAGTGACtcctttttcatcaataaGTTTTCATAGTCGCTCAATGTCTTTTGGAATTCTTGATTTGAAGCAAATAATTGGTCagcctctttttctttcttttcaatcttgATATTAAGCTCACTAATTTCCATGGTGAAATGATCTACTGATTGTGTCTTTTGTGCCAATTTAtcctttactttttttgctcgGTCTTTGTCTATCTTCAAGTGATTTACACTTTGTTCGATTAGTTTGATATCAACTGACATGTCCctctttattgttttcaagTTATCAATCACTTTGGTGAATTTCGAGGCTTCAAAAATATCAtcaaatttcttcttcaatactGACGCCTCACTCAATGGCCATAAACTATCATCTTGATGGCAAAAAATCACGTTATCTAATATTGCAGGGGAAGCTCCTAAAAAAATGGGAATCTGAGCATCCATCTCTGCGTTTTTTGAAGATATTGCTGTCTTTTGTCCCTTTTCAATATAAGCCAATTGTCCTTCAAGGGTCTTGAATGTGAGTCCCCCGTTTCCACCAGCTCCTCCACCAGCTCCGCCCTTTTTCATAGTAGCGGAAACACTGCGTGTAGTGATCATGGATTTGCCATTTGCATTCTTGAATGCCAATTTTACTTCCCCATGAACTGCAACGCGTGAACTTAATCCTGGATCATGAACAAACGCGCCCCCTTTGGAGTTTGGAGGAAGATTCCCTGTTGTTGCATATCTCAAACACTCGATAATTGTGGTTTTACCACATCCATTTTGACCACAAATCAAAGTCAAAGGAAATCCAAACTGAATTGTTTCATCGTGTTCTGGTTCAAATGCTCTTATACCTTTAAGGGAAAGTTTGTAGATACTTGACATTAGGTTTCTTGAGTGGTGTTggcggtggtggtggtggtagtggagATGGGTATGTGTAGCAGTGAGGAGAGAATTTATCGCGGGTTAAGTAAGTGCtaccaaaagaagaaataaacaGATGCAAAATGTTTACTGTActattttacttttctacttttctacttttctacttttatttttttatttttttcgatTAGGATGAAAGAAATTAGCTATTAGAAAAAGACGAAATTAGAATTATGAACAAAATGGTTGATCTTAAGATAGGAATGATTCGTTGAAAAATCCAAATTGATAATTACCTCAATGCAAGATGAAAATATTAAAGACTtctatataaatatactCTATTCAATGTGGGTTTTTGACAATTCAGTAgcaatttcatcaacattCTTATCTTTGTCTTCAACGGATACCCCAGAGAGGTCTTCCTCCAATTGTTCCAAGTCCAAATCTTCTTCAAGAGCATCTTCCTCGTCttcctcatcctcatcatcatcttcttcttcttcactatCGAGTTCTTCCAACTCATCCAACTCGTCCAACTCACCATGAcctctttcttcaaagATATAATTAATCTTGGTAATGTGCTCCGAGTCTTCTTCAAACCTGTTTCCATTCAATTCAAGGTATTTCAAATTGGGCAAATGAGAGCCGATAGCTTCGGCCAATACTTCCAAACTATCTACTTCCAACTCATTGTATTGCAATTTCAATGTTGTTAAGTATTCTTTCTTATCGCCTTTTGAAATGGCCTTGACGACTTCCAATGaacctttatttttcaaaagtgaGTCGTTCAAATTCAACTCGACCAACTCTGGCCAGTTAGATATCGACTCTGCTAACTTGATAGCACCCTTTGTAGTTATTGTGTTATCTTGTAAATCCAAgacttttaatttcttgttttgcGATAAACctttttcaatcaacttGGAGATACCTGCTGGTCTGATACCATTTTGGTATAAACGAACAACTTCCAAGTCCTTGTGGTTTCTCAATCCAACAGCCAAGTGGTTCACTGAACCATTCTCCAATCTGTTTCTTCCACATACGAATGTCTTTAATGatggtaatttttttgcttcttttgcCTTGGCTAATTTGAATAATGAGCCACCGATTCTTGAGCCCGCAAACGGACCCATTCCATTGTTGGACAAAATTAAATGCTCTATGGACACAGCTTTTGCAATATAATCGTCGATAGGATCAATAGTTTGCAAACCAAATGCATTGTCACTCAAATTAACTACTTTCAATTGAGGCAATTTAAGTAATGCAGGGAGGAGATATTTTAAGGATTGGGGGATCTCGGTGTTTAATCTTCCAGTGTACAAATCTGAGAAATCAATCTCAATTATGGTATCTCTTCCCAAAAGAGCTTCGCTCAATGCTTTTGAAGCCTCAATACCAATGGTGTTTCCCGAAAAGTCAACTTTTTGaacatttttcaattcgCTGAGTTCCTTGAGGTAAGGTTCGATGTCCTCCGCCGTGTTGAATTTGATTTGCTTGCCAGCAACAGAATATGTTGTTTCTGGAGTTACTCCAAGGTCAATAAAAGCCATTCtatcttgttcttttttcttttcttttcttttcttttgatttgatttaatttaatttgcttttctatatttttattttcgcTTTGTGATGAATTATACAAAGtatacctttttttttttcttttgcaaagaTCAAGCTGTTGGTAATCACAAATCAAAGCTTGTATATAGTCTCGTTTCGTATTGTTTCATTTAATCAAGTCTTCTCTTCAGTTGTTAA
This window harbors:
- the rna1 gene encoding Ran GAP Rna1 (BUSCO:EOG09260KNI), with protein sequence MAFIDLGVTPETTYSVAGKQIKFNTAEDIEPYLKELSELKNVQKVDFSGNTIGIEASKALSEALLGRDTIIEIDFSDLYTGRLNTEIPQSLKYLLPALLKLPQLKVVNLSDNAFGLQTIDPIDDYIAKAVSIEHLILSNNGMGPFAGSRIGGSLFKLAKAKEAKKLPSLKTFVCGRNRLENGSVNHLAVGLRNHKDLEVVRLYQNGIRPAGISKLIEKGLSQNKKLKVLDLQDNTITTKGAIKLAESISNWPELVELNLNDSLLKNKGSLEVVKAISKGDKKEYLTTLKLQYNELEVDSLEVLAEAIGSHLPNLKYLELNGNRFEEDSEHITKINYIFEERGHGELDELDELEELDSEEEEDDDEDEEDEEDALEEDLDLEQLEEDLSGVSVEDKDKNVDEIATELSKTHIE